A window of Ignavibacteriales bacterium contains these coding sequences:
- a CDS encoding zinc ribbon domain-containing protein gives MPTYDYKCLDCGYTFEHFQRITEVHLTICPQCKGHIKRLIGAGSTPIFRGSGFYQTDYKKSEKKSENKPENKPVEKK, from the coding sequence ATGCCCACATACGATTATAAATGTTTAGACTGCGGTTATACGTTTGAGCATTTTCAGAGGATAACTGAAGTGCATTTGACAATCTGTCCCCAGTGTAAAGGACACATCAAAAGATTAATAGGTGCCGGTTCAACACCAATCTTTAGGGGGAGTGGTTTCTATCAAACCGATTATAAGAAGTCTGAAAAAAAATCAGAAAACAAACCAGAGAATAAACCAGTAGAAAAAAAATAG
- a CDS encoding ribose-phosphate pyrophosphokinase, producing the protein MEQQPFIFSGTSNRELTLKICNYLNLAQGTIDARKFSDGEIWVKFMENIRGRDVYIVQSTHPPAENLMELLITIDAAKRASATKVTAVIPYFGYARQDRKDQPRVSISAKLVANLITVAGADRVITMDLHAAQIQGFFDIPFDHLYASPVFTGLFKDLPKDLVVVSPDIGGIKLARSYAKRLDAGLVVIDKRRPKHNQVEAMNIIGDVGGKNVLIVDDLIDTGGTFVAAVNTLKEKGAKEIYGAVTHALLSGDAIKKIEDSAITKLYVTDSIPLKDELSKKIVVRTASGLLAEAIVRSHRNESISSLFEIDKN; encoded by the coding sequence TTGGAGCAGCAACCGTTTATATTTTCCGGTACTTCCAATAGGGAACTAACCCTTAAAATCTGCAATTATCTGAATTTAGCCCAAGGTACTATCGACGCAAGAAAGTTTAGTGATGGTGAAATCTGGGTTAAGTTTATGGAAAACATTAGGGGGCGTGATGTGTACATAGTACAATCAACACATCCACCTGCAGAAAATCTAATGGAATTACTGATAACAATTGATGCTGCAAAACGGGCATCTGCTACAAAAGTAACAGCAGTAATACCGTATTTCGGTTATGCCCGGCAAGATAGAAAAGATCAGCCAAGAGTTTCTATTAGTGCTAAACTTGTTGCAAATTTAATTACAGTTGCAGGTGCAGATCGTGTTATCACAATGGATTTGCATGCGGCTCAAATTCAAGGATTCTTTGATATACCATTTGATCACTTATATGCATCTCCTGTTTTCACTGGATTGTTCAAAGATTTACCTAAAGATTTAGTTGTAGTATCCCCTGATATTGGAGGAATAAAACTTGCTCGTTCTTATGCAAAAAGATTAGATGCAGGTTTAGTTGTAATTGATAAAAGAAGACCAAAACATAATCAAGTTGAAGCTATGAATATCATTGGAGACGTAGGTGGTAAAAATGTCCTTATTGTTGATGATTTAATTGATACAGGCGGGACTTTTGTTGCAGCTGTTAATACATTGAAAGAAAAAGGTGCTAAAGAAATTTATGGTGCAGTTACTCATGCCCTGCTTTCTGGCGATGCTATAAAGAAAATTGAGGATTCGGCAATTACTAAATTGTATGTAACTGACAGCATTCCTTTAAAAGATGAACTCAGTAAGAAGATTGTTGTTAGAACAGCATCCGGTTTATTAGCAGAAGCAATAGTACGTTCACACAGAAATGAGTCTATCAGCTCATTGTTTGAAA